A region of Jonquetella anthropi DSM 22815 DNA encodes the following proteins:
- a CDS encoding DUF2922 domain-containing protein, whose amino-acid sequence METKSLRLAFSRPDESQMTITLPSPKSGLDKAAVRTAMETVVAQKAAFVQGPSGLLKAEVIARNVTDLLA is encoded by the coding sequence ATGGAGACGAAGTCACTGCGGCTGGCGTTCAGCCGGCCTGACGAGAGCCAGATGACCATCACGCTGCCGTCCCCTAAGTCGGGGCTGGACAAGGCGGCCGTCAGAACGGCAATGGAAACTGTCGTGGCTCAGAAGGCGGCGTTCGTTCAAGGGCCTTCCGGCTTGCTGAAGGCGGAAGTGATCGCCCGGAACGTCACGGACCTGCTGGCGTAA
- a CDS encoding cold shock domain-containing protein, producing MKGTVKWFNATKGYGFITTEEGKDVFVHFSAINMTGYKSLDENDSVEFDVVEGEKGPQAANVVKL from the coding sequence ATGAAAGGCACTGTCAAGTGGTTCAATGCAACGAAAGGCTACGGCTTCATCACCACTGAAGAGGGTAAGGACGTTTTCGTTCACTTCAGCGCGATCAATATGACCGGCTACAAGTCCCTGGACGAGAACGACTCGGTTGAGTTCGACGTGGTTGAGGGCGAGAAGGGTCCTCAGGCCGCGAATGTGGTGAAGCTCTAA
- the grdC gene encoding glycine/sarcosine/betaine reductase complex component C subunit beta, which translates to MSRVAIKGSAYCLEHVPGLGFHYGNTPYTAGEGEKEYLAALPKHLQTYEEAKDYAPNQVYIGAMPIDALESQPKPMYENRIANAPRFGRYGEIMPEDEFLGLMDICDVFDLVWLEKGYAAEVKTKLEAHELITDAMVARLEAGHDAEEIAKETSEHSALPLYLGDRVVGCVRSGHSVDENLFPHVLMENIASKAGSVLTLLHLLKNTGMKPEDVDFLIECSEEAAGDACQRGGGNFAKAIAEIAGCPNASGCDIRGFCAGPVNAMIAAASQVAAGTRKNVIVIAGGAIPKLYMNSRDHVKKGMPALEDCLGSFAVLLTPPDGHSAEMRLDCLGKHTVGAGAAPQAITQVLTWDPLQKAGLTYNDVDKFGAELHIPEITEPAGAGNVPLANIKMIAALAVMKKAVEKKDMMNFVKEKGLPGFAHTQGHIPAGAPFIGQAADMITEGKINRAMIIGKGSLFLARLTNLADGASFIIEKPAAAETAVSKDDIKSTLLEALSELATSLTK; encoded by the coding sequence ATGTCGAGAGTTGCCATCAAGGGTTCCGCCTACTGCTTGGAGCACGTTCCTGGGCTGGGGTTCCACTACGGGAACACGCCGTACACCGCCGGCGAAGGAGAGAAAGAGTATCTCGCCGCTCTGCCGAAGCACCTGCAGACCTACGAGGAAGCGAAGGACTACGCTCCCAACCAAGTCTACATCGGCGCCATGCCCATCGACGCGCTGGAGTCCCAGCCGAAGCCGATGTACGAGAACCGCATTGCCAACGCGCCCCGCTTCGGCCGCTACGGCGAAATCATGCCTGAGGACGAGTTCCTTGGGCTGATGGATATCTGCGACGTGTTTGACCTGGTCTGGCTCGAGAAGGGCTATGCCGCCGAGGTCAAGACCAAGCTGGAGGCCCATGAGCTGATCACCGACGCCATGGTGGCCCGCCTTGAAGCCGGTCACGACGCCGAAGAAATCGCCAAGGAGACGTCTGAGCACTCCGCCCTGCCACTCTATCTGGGCGACCGGGTTGTGGGCTGCGTCCGTTCCGGCCACAGCGTCGACGAGAACCTGTTTCCCCACGTGCTGATGGAGAACATCGCCAGCAAGGCCGGCAGCGTTCTGACCCTGCTCCACCTGCTCAAGAACACCGGAATGAAGCCCGAGGACGTGGACTTCCTCATCGAGTGCTCCGAAGAGGCTGCAGGCGACGCCTGCCAGCGCGGCGGCGGCAACTTCGCCAAGGCCATCGCCGAGATCGCCGGCTGCCCGAACGCTTCCGGCTGCGATATCCGCGGGTTCTGCGCCGGCCCGGTCAACGCCATGATCGCCGCCGCTTCCCAGGTGGCTGCTGGCACGCGCAAAAACGTGATCGTCATCGCCGGCGGCGCCATCCCGAAGCTCTACATGAACAGCCGCGACCACGTCAAAAAGGGCATGCCCGCCCTTGAGGACTGCCTTGGCTCGTTCGCCGTCCTTCTGACCCCGCCGGACGGCCACAGCGCGGAAATGCGCCTTGACTGCCTCGGCAAGCACACCGTCGGCGCCGGCGCCGCTCCTCAGGCCATCACTCAGGTTCTGACCTGGGATCCGCTTCAGAAAGCCGGCCTGACCTACAACGACGTCGACAAGTTCGGCGCTGAGCTTCACATTCCTGAAATCACCGAGCCGGCCGGCGCCGGCAACGTGCCGCTGGCCAACATCAAGATGATCGCCGCTCTGGCCGTCATGAAGAAGGCCGTCGAGAAGAAGGATATGATGAACTTCGTCAAGGAAAAGGGCCTGCCGGGCTTCGCCCACACGCAGGGCCATATCCCCGCCGGCGCCCCCTTCATCGGACAGGCCGCCGACATGATCACCGAGGGCAAGATCAACCGGGCGATGATCATCGGCAAGGGATCTCTGTTCCTCGCCCGTCTGACCAACCTAGCCGACGGCGCGTCGTTCATCATCGAAAAGCCGGCAGCCGCTGAAACCGCCGTTTCTAAGGACGATATCAAGAGCACCCTGCTGGAGGCTCTGAGCGAGCTGGCCACCTCCCTCACGAAGTAA
- a CDS encoding ABC transporter ATP-binding protein, which translates to MDLTVSNLSVGYDGKTVVEDLSFRVPSGSLLSLLGPSGSGKTTVLNALAGFLKPASGDIRFGERMIQDLPPEKRNVGMVFQNYALYPHMTAFDNIAFPLKIQRRSRRDIERAVKEIAGLTRIGDLLDRKPSQLSGGQQQRVAISRALVKGPDLLLMDEPLSNLDAALRVQMRQEIRRIQQEAGITALFVTHDQEEALSLSDRIVLLDAGRLQQEGTPKELYMAPRNLFTARFFSNPPANVLETSSAELGLLWKPRALPARAATAVIRPHMLELCPDAPLSGTVVSAEILGRECLVRVRCLSSTLTALTSSASVPAVGTTQGVVLKNEPYFFDSSGARAGEDRR; encoded by the coding sequence ATGGATCTGACGGTATCCAATCTTTCGGTCGGGTACGACGGAAAAACTGTGGTGGAGGACCTTTCGTTCCGCGTTCCGTCCGGGAGTCTGCTATCGCTTTTGGGCCCCAGCGGGTCGGGAAAAACGACGGTGCTGAACGCCTTGGCCGGATTCTTGAAGCCTGCCTCAGGCGATATTCGGTTTGGCGAGCGGATGATTCAGGATTTGCCGCCCGAAAAGCGCAACGTGGGCATGGTCTTTCAGAACTACGCCCTTTACCCTCACATGACCGCTTTTGACAACATCGCTTTCCCGCTGAAGATTCAGCGTCGAAGCCGCCGTGACATAGAGCGCGCGGTGAAGGAAATCGCCGGCCTGACCCGTATCGGCGACCTGCTGGACCGCAAGCCGTCCCAGCTTTCAGGCGGTCAGCAGCAGCGGGTCGCCATCTCGCGGGCCCTCGTGAAGGGGCCGGATCTGCTGCTGATGGACGAGCCGCTTTCCAACCTCGACGCTGCCCTGCGGGTTCAGATGCGCCAAGAAATTCGCCGTATCCAACAGGAGGCGGGCATTACTGCGCTGTTTGTGACCCACGACCAGGAAGAGGCGCTCAGCCTGTCGGATCGAATCGTCCTGCTGGACGCCGGGCGGCTTCAGCAGGAGGGGACGCCCAAAGAGCTTTACATGGCGCCGCGCAACCTCTTCACGGCCCGGTTTTTCTCCAACCCGCCGGCCAACGTCCTTGAAACCAGTTCGGCCGAGTTGGGCCTTTTGTGGAAGCCCCGCGCCCTTCCGGCCCGGGCTGCCACGGCGGTCATTCGGCCTCACATGTTGGAGCTTTGCCCTGACGCGCCCCTTTCGGGAACGGTCGTCAGCGCGGAAATTCTCGGCCGGGAGTGCTTGGTCCGGGTGCGGTGCCTCTCGTCGACTCTGACGGCTCTGACGTCCAGCGCCAGCGTTCCGGCGGTTGGGACGACACAAGGCGTCGTTCTGAAAAACGAGCCGTACTTTTTCGATTCGTCCGGCGCCCGAGCTGGGGAGGACAGGAGATGA
- a CDS encoding carbohydrate ABC transporter permease, with protein sequence MKKFLYGLLWILPALAVLGIFTLYPAGRTVDMSFYARYNYFRDAVFERGLSNYVYLWNDPDFWKAVRNTLFYVGFTLPLSVLFGLGIALALNGPARLRRLFQTVYFLPFVTSSVAVALVWNWMFHSTHGLLNFLLESVGISPRAWLEDPDWARWALVILGVWKSTGYNVLIFLTGLQTIDEQYSRSAALDGAGFLQRTWYVTLPLLSPTLLFVSVISAIQCFKMFDLSYTLFRNSVGPSSCGMTLVYYVYEKFYNQHHYGIASAAVLVLFAVISACNLIQFRIGRRRVHY encoded by the coding sequence ATGAAAAAGTTCCTTTACGGCCTGCTCTGGATTCTGCCGGCGTTGGCCGTGCTGGGGATTTTTACCCTGTACCCCGCGGGGCGCACTGTGGATATGAGCTTTTACGCCCGGTACAACTACTTCCGCGACGCGGTGTTCGAGCGCGGACTGAGCAACTACGTTTACCTGTGGAACGATCCGGACTTCTGGAAGGCGGTTCGCAACACCCTGTTTTACGTCGGGTTCACGCTGCCGCTGTCGGTGCTGTTCGGGCTGGGAATCGCTCTGGCTCTCAACGGACCGGCCCGCCTGCGGCGGCTGTTTCAGACCGTCTACTTTCTCCCGTTTGTCACCTCGTCGGTGGCCGTCGCTTTGGTGTGGAACTGGATGTTTCACTCGACCCACGGGCTTCTCAACTTCCTGTTGGAGTCGGTCGGGATCAGCCCGAGGGCGTGGCTTGAGGATCCCGACTGGGCGCGGTGGGCCCTCGTCATCTTGGGCGTGTGGAAGAGCACGGGCTACAACGTGCTGATATTTCTGACGGGACTTCAGACGATCGACGAGCAGTACAGCCGTTCGGCCGCTCTGGACGGCGCCGGATTTCTGCAGCGAACTTGGTACGTGACGCTGCCGCTCCTTTCACCAACGCTTCTTTTTGTGAGCGTCATATCGGCCATTCAGTGCTTTAAGATGTTCGACCTGTCCTACACGCTGTTCCGAAACAGCGTCGGCCCGTCGAGCTGCGGCATGACGTTGGTGTACTACGTTTACGAGAAGTTCTACAACCAGCACCACTACGGCATCGCCTCGGCGGCGGTGCTGGTGCTTTTCGCCGTCATCTCGGCGTGCAACCTGATTCAGTTCAGGATTGGCCGCCGGCGGGTTCACTATTAG
- a CDS encoding DUF1659 domain-containing protein produces MATQVFRKSVLQLQTAAGTTPSGQPKYRTSSVNGIAGNATADSLSAIGSALGALIEPEVVSLIRHDTSVIE; encoded by the coding sequence ATGGCAACTCAGGTATTCCGCAAGAGCGTGCTCCAGCTGCAGACTGCTGCTGGGACGACTCCTTCGGGGCAGCCCAAGTACCGCACGTCGTCTGTCAACGGTATTGCTGGAAACGCGACCGCTGACTCTCTGTCAGCGATCGGTTCCGCTCTGGGCGCTCTGATCGAGCCGGAAGTCGTGAGCCTGATCCGGCATGACACGTCGGTGATTGAGTAG
- a CDS encoding YcbK family protein, whose translation MTLVISDGMSKSAALAVSPACPCCGLDLTAPELDAAVKKLWERVGPLRITSGTRCPSHNRAVGGVPRSRHLRGRAVDVAADSGLLRAICRAAEECGFNQILPYQEKGYVHLGV comes from the coding sequence ATGACTCTGGTAATTTCTGACGGCATGTCGAAAAGCGCGGCACTGGCCGTATCGCCCGCCTGCCCGTGCTGCGGGCTCGACCTGACGGCGCCGGAGCTGGACGCGGCGGTAAAAAAGCTGTGGGAGCGCGTCGGCCCCCTGCGCATCACGAGCGGAACTCGGTGTCCCAGCCACAACAGGGCCGTGGGCGGCGTTCCCCGCAGCCGGCATTTACGAGGCCGGGCTGTTGACGTCGCCGCTGACTCAGGATTGCTGAGGGCCATCTGCCGGGCTGCGGAAGAGTGCGGCTTTAATCAGATTTTGCCGTATCAGGAAAAAGGATATGTTCACCTTGGAGTGTAG
- a CDS encoding ABC transporter substrate-binding protein → MKKFLSGVGVVLAAVGLFSAGAWAKEGGKTIQFWHAMTGENEAVLKDIAAKFNAQDEYNVELVFQGHYRDLFAKLEGAAKANNMPALAMIYNNRLVSYVLNGFAQPLDDMMADPKNGFTKEELADIPEFLRESSVWDGKHYALPFNKGTFLLLYNKKMLADKHIAVPTTWAELEAAAKALTDPEHKVYGLAFNQSVMIDGSQWVEQAGGHVYDEANDKITFNEEPGVKAYEFLVGLIRIGYARIAREEKYITGPFGRGEAAMGITQMSQLPNINEACKAGGIEYGAAPLPKDVRSASLFSGTNVAIFNTCPEADRQAAFRFLKFFLKPENQWEWGTRSGYLPLSWQILKSDKFKAFAEKEDPGKLAALPAFENGFIDPRIVNGYAIHDNMSKALDAILLENKPIKQALDDAAAQAWKEILEARKAF, encoded by the coding sequence TTGAAGAAGTTTTTGTCTGGAGTAGGCGTCGTTTTAGCGGCGGTCGGGCTGTTCTCCGCCGGCGCGTGGGCCAAGGAAGGCGGCAAGACGATTCAGTTCTGGCACGCCATGACCGGCGAGAACGAGGCGGTTTTGAAGGACATCGCCGCCAAGTTCAACGCTCAGGACGAGTACAACGTGGAGCTCGTGTTCCAAGGGCACTACCGGGATCTGTTCGCCAAGCTGGAAGGCGCGGCCAAGGCGAACAACATGCCGGCTCTGGCGATGATTTACAACAACCGTCTCGTCTCCTACGTGCTGAACGGATTTGCTCAGCCGCTGGACGACATGATGGCCGATCCCAAAAACGGCTTCACCAAAGAAGAGCTGGCCGACATTCCGGAATTTCTCCGCGAGTCCAGCGTCTGGGACGGCAAGCATTACGCCCTGCCGTTCAACAAGGGAACCTTCCTCCTTCTGTACAATAAGAAGATGTTGGCCGACAAGCACATTGCCGTCCCGACCACGTGGGCCGAGCTGGAAGCGGCGGCCAAGGCCCTGACCGATCCGGAACACAAGGTCTACGGGCTGGCGTTCAACCAGTCGGTCATGATCGACGGCAGCCAGTGGGTCGAGCAGGCCGGCGGACACGTGTATGACGAGGCTAACGACAAGATCACCTTCAACGAGGAACCGGGCGTCAAAGCCTATGAGTTCTTGGTCGGCCTGATTCGCATCGGCTACGCCCGTATTGCCAGAGAAGAGAAGTACATCACCGGCCCGTTCGGCCGCGGCGAGGCTGCCATGGGCATCACCCAGATGTCCCAGCTTCCCAACATCAACGAGGCCTGCAAGGCCGGCGGCATCGAATACGGCGCGGCCCCGCTTCCGAAGGACGTCAGAAGCGCCAGCCTGTTCTCCGGCACCAACGTGGCCATCTTCAACACCTGCCCGGAAGCCGACCGTCAGGCGGCGTTCCGGTTCCTCAAGTTCTTCCTGAAGCCTGAAAATCAGTGGGAGTGGGGAACCCGTTCCGGCTATTTGCCGCTGAGCTGGCAGATCCTCAAGAGCGACAAGTTCAAGGCTTTCGCCGAGAAGGAAGACCCGGGCAAGCTGGCCGCCCTGCCGGCGTTTGAGAACGGCTTCATCGATCCTCGGATCGTCAACGGCTACGCCATCCACGACAATATGTCCAAGGCTCTCGACGCCATCCTGCTGGAGAACAAGCCCATCAAGCAGGCTCTTGACGACGCGGCCGCTCAGGCGTGGAAGGAAATCCTCGAGGCGCGCAAGGCGTTCTAA
- a CDS encoding biotin transporter BioY → MVLIALFAALCAVGGRIVVPLGPVPFTLQFFFVGLAGLMLGARDGALAIVVYALVGLAGAPVFSFGGGPGSFAHPTFGFILGFIACAFTIGLLAGGSRSFVRCLLASFAGLAVLYICGVPWLWFVMNHVNGVAMPFAKALTAGCLIFLPMDSVKCVVLSLLGCAVNRRLSAAAGQSK, encoded by the coding sequence ATGGTGCTAATTGCTCTTTTTGCGGCGCTGTGCGCGGTCGGCGGACGGATCGTCGTTCCGTTGGGGCCTGTTCCGTTCACGCTGCAGTTCTTTTTCGTTGGGCTTGCCGGCCTGATGCTGGGGGCCCGCGACGGCGCTCTGGCTATTGTTGTTTACGCGCTGGTCGGCCTAGCTGGGGCTCCTGTCTTCAGCTTCGGCGGCGGCCCGGGGAGTTTCGCCCATCCCACCTTCGGGTTTATCTTAGGCTTCATCGCCTGCGCGTTCACGATCGGCCTTCTGGCAGGCGGGAGCCGCAGCTTCGTGCGCTGCCTGCTGGCGAGCTTTGCAGGGCTCGCGGTCCTTTACATCTGCGGCGTGCCTTGGCTCTGGTTTGTCATGAACCATGTCAACGGCGTGGCCATGCCGTTCGCGAAGGCTTTAACAGCCGGCTGCCTGATCTTCCTTCCGATGGACTCGGTGAAATGCGTCGTCCTGTCCCTGCTTGGCTGTGCGGTGAACCGCCGTCTCAGCGCTGCTGCGGGCCAGTCGAAATAG
- a CDS encoding CD3072 family TudS-related putative desulfidase, translating into MKKAGLPERTGYVVLAHCLLNVCAKVDGYGSYSGALKELVLPLIKEGWGIVQLPCPETTFAGRRRWGQTRDQYDTPAYRRHCRALLEPVLDQLEDDIKNGVTVLGVVGVEGSPTCGVTKTCIGYLGGVISDPEAISRSVRGCRAVPGPGVFIRTLQEEWSRRGLSPLPMTGVDSEKPSTCRWSSVKKRLLSACRTEDEREKD; encoded by the coding sequence ATGAAAAAGGCCGGGCTTCCCGAGCGAACCGGCTACGTCGTGCTGGCTCACTGCCTTCTCAACGTCTGCGCCAAAGTCGACGGGTACGGATCCTATTCGGGCGCGCTGAAAGAGTTGGTCCTCCCGCTCATTAAAGAAGGCTGGGGGATCGTTCAGCTGCCCTGTCCGGAGACGACCTTTGCCGGACGCCGCCGGTGGGGGCAGACGCGCGACCAGTACGACACGCCGGCCTACAGGCGACACTGCCGTGCCCTGTTGGAACCGGTTTTGGATCAACTGGAGGACGACATAAAAAACGGTGTCACCGTGCTGGGCGTCGTCGGCGTCGAGGGCAGCCCGACCTGCGGGGTGACGAAAACCTGCATCGGCTATCTGGGCGGCGTCATTTCCGACCCGGAGGCGATCAGCCGGTCGGTTCGCGGGTGCCGGGCCGTTCCCGGCCCGGGGGTTTTCATTCGGACCCTTCAGGAAGAGTGGAGCCGCCGCGGCCTGTCGCCCCTGCCGATGACCGGCGTGGACTCGGAAAAGCCGTCCACGTGCCGATGGAGCTCGGTCAAAAAACGCCTTCTGTCCGCCTGTCGGACGGAAGACGAGCGGGAAAAAGACTGA
- a CDS encoding YvrJ family protein, translated as MDESMTGWLQNGFAVAVAAWLLVRTERKLETLTEAINELQRAIASLRRGGDGRWE; from the coding sequence GTGGACGAGTCGATGACCGGATGGCTTCAAAACGGCTTTGCAGTCGCCGTGGCGGCGTGGCTTTTAGTGCGCACGGAACGGAAACTGGAAACGCTGACCGAGGCCATTAACGAGCTTCAGAGGGCGATAGCCTCTCTGAGAAGGGGAGGTGACGGCAGGTGGGAGTAA
- a CDS encoding carbohydrate ABC transporter permease gives MRRLGLFLMYAVLLLGAFLTLLPFVWMISTSLKTPGEAFAMPPIFIPQVFHWENYLQVAKEIPLWTYLFNSFFVTVCVTAGTLVTTIFAAFGFSRLHFFGRDVLFALCVATMMIPGEALLIPNYVTLSKMGLVNTYTALILPWTASAFCIFLLRQYFLSVPESLYNAARIDGCSNIRFLFQIMVPLARPALVTIGLLRVILSWNEFLWPLIVTDLPQMRTLPVALSVFTNEAGIRYHLLMATATVIILPIIGLYLLFQKNFLRAVDRAGTKG, from the coding sequence ATGAGACGACTGGGACTCTTTTTAATGTACGCGGTGCTGCTGCTTGGCGCGTTTCTGACCCTTCTGCCGTTCGTCTGGATGATATCCACGTCCCTCAAGACGCCCGGCGAGGCGTTCGCCATGCCGCCAATTTTTATCCCTCAGGTCTTTCACTGGGAAAACTATTTGCAGGTGGCGAAGGAAATTCCGCTGTGGACGTACCTGTTCAACAGCTTTTTCGTCACCGTCTGCGTGACTGCTGGGACGCTCGTCACGACGATTTTCGCCGCGTTTGGCTTTTCACGGCTTCACTTTTTCGGTCGGGACGTCCTGTTCGCCCTCTGCGTGGCCACGATGATGATTCCGGGCGAAGCGCTGCTGATCCCCAACTACGTCACCCTGTCCAAGATGGGGCTGGTGAACACCTACACGGCGCTTATTCTGCCGTGGACGGCCAGCGCGTTCTGCATTTTCCTGCTGCGCCAGTATTTCTTGTCCGTTCCGGAAAGCCTGTACAATGCCGCCCGGATTGACGGCTGCTCGAACATTCGGTTTCTCTTCCAGATCATGGTTCCGCTGGCTCGGCCCGCTCTGGTAACGATCGGGCTGTTGCGGGTCATTTTGAGCTGGAACGAGTTCCTCTGGCCGCTCATCGTCACTGATCTTCCCCAAATGCGGACGCTGCCTGTCGCCCTGTCAGTCTTCACCAACGAGGCGGGCATACGGTACCACCTTCTGATGGCGACCGCGACGGTCATTATTCTGCCGATCATCGGGCTGTATCTTCTGTTTCAAAAGAACTTTCTCCGGGCGGTGGATAGGGCCGGAACAAAAGGGTAG
- the grdD gene encoding glycine/sarcosine/betaine reductase complex component C subunit alpha: MSDVRKLIGEALAEVIESAKSGGPCVKVGLQACGSEHGPMETVRAAKLAMEQNRGLKVVMIGPKKVEGYDDLEWIETPDTEVDLEKAMDDAMGSGRVAGIVAMHHPFPMGVTTIGRVFTPALGRDMIVASTTGTSAINRVEAMIRNTVLGIAVAKSIGKTNPTVGILNVEGAQLVFKALKKLQEAGYPITFGESKRADGGSVLRGNDILQGVVDICVCDTLTGNVLMKMFSSFSTGGSFEATGWGYGPSAGEGWKHVVNIISRASGAPVIANALAYCGAAASGKLPELVAQEMAAAKNAGLDDVIASFLPKPQAAAEEIKAPAAEPTDEEIHGVDVLAIEDAVRELWKNGIYAESSMGCTGPVVKLNKKNEEKAKEILKAASFI; the protein is encoded by the coding sequence ATGTCTGACGTTCGCAAACTCATCGGCGAGGCTCTCGCCGAAGTCATCGAATCGGCCAAAAGCGGCGGCCCCTGCGTTAAAGTAGGCCTTCAGGCCTGCGGCAGCGAGCACGGCCCGATGGAAACCGTTCGGGCGGCCAAATTGGCGATGGAACAGAACCGGGGGCTGAAAGTCGTCATGATCGGCCCCAAGAAGGTCGAAGGGTACGACGACCTCGAGTGGATCGAAACTCCCGACACGGAAGTTGACCTTGAAAAGGCCATGGACGACGCGATGGGCTCGGGCCGCGTGGCTGGAATCGTGGCCATGCACCACCCGTTCCCCATGGGCGTCACCACCATCGGCCGGGTTTTCACCCCCGCATTGGGCCGGGATATGATCGTCGCTTCGACGACCGGCACCAGCGCCATCAACCGGGTCGAGGCCATGATCCGCAACACCGTTCTGGGCATTGCAGTCGCCAAGTCGATCGGCAAGACGAACCCCACAGTCGGCATTTTAAACGTCGAAGGCGCCCAGCTGGTCTTCAAGGCCCTCAAAAAGCTTCAGGAAGCCGGCTACCCCATCACCTTCGGCGAAAGCAAGCGGGCTGACGGCGGCTCGGTTCTCCGGGGCAACGACATCCTTCAGGGCGTTGTCGACATCTGCGTCTGCGACACTCTGACCGGCAACGTGCTGATGAAGATGTTCTCGTCGTTCTCCACCGGCGGTTCCTTCGAGGCCACTGGCTGGGGCTACGGCCCGTCGGCCGGCGAGGGCTGGAAGCACGTGGTCAACATCATCTCCCGCGCCAGCGGCGCGCCGGTCATCGCCAACGCGCTGGCCTACTGCGGCGCCGCCGCTTCCGGCAAGCTGCCCGAGCTGGTCGCCCAGGAAATGGCCGCCGCGAAGAACGCCGGTTTGGACGACGTGATCGCCTCCTTCCTTCCCAAGCCTCAGGCCGCCGCGGAGGAAATCAAGGCGCCTGCCGCCGAACCCACCGACGAGGAGATTCACGGCGTCGACGTGCTGGCTATTGAGGACGCGGTGCGCGAGCTCTGGAAAAACGGCATCTACGCCGAAAGCTCCATGGGCTGCACCGGCCCGGTCGTCAAGCTGAACAAGAAAAACGAGGAGAAGGCCAAGGAAATCCTCAAGGCCGCCTCTTTCATCTAG